In Pan paniscus chromosome 1, NHGRI_mPanPan1-v2.0_pri, whole genome shotgun sequence, the DNA window GATTTAGATGTCTTCAACACATTTATAGTGTTTAAAGCTCTGGTATTTGATGATATAGAGCAGAGGAGTTGAGTTtatatagaagagaaaaaaaaaagattaaacactGACCATGGGCACTGTGACATTAAAAGGATGGGGCATGGAGGAGAAACTAAAGTTGGAGAATGAGAAGGAATGACTAATAAGATAGAAAGTAACCAAAAGTATAGTATCCCGAGAATCAAGTCAAGGAAGTGTGTGAACGGGCTGGATAAATCAACACTGTCAAGAAACATAGATAGTCCAAGTAAGCTGAGGAATGAGAAATGACCATTGGATCCAGGAAATCTTAGATAATTAACGTCTATGAGAAAGGAGGTTTTAATGGAGTGGTGGTAGTGCAAATCTAATTAGAGTGGGTTTAAGAAGAAACTTAAAGAGAGGCATTAAAGGCAATGCGTATAGCCGACTCTTGGAAGAGTTTTCTTTCAGGGACATAGAGGACACAGTGGCTGTGGGATGagtaaagagaaagaatttaaggctcttgcttttttgtttgtttagtaaaTGAGAATAATAGCATGTTTTTACATTGATAGAGTATTCCACGAAAGAGCTGTATAATAGTTAGTTGTTTCTCTATACTCTGTATTACAATGTTAGTTTGTTAACATCAggtgccacattttatttgtttagtcCCTGTTCTAAGTATAATGCCCAGAGTACTGAAAATAATCAATTATTGTTACATTGACCTCAACATAGTAGAGAATGTATATTTAATATCTACAGAAGCAATAAACCAGAAAAGAGCATTTGAAGTTGATAGAGGGGGAAATGGCAGGAAGAACTGATGAAGTGGCCACAGTCTGAAGTTGAAATGCAGAAAGATAGATTTGCCTCCtgtctttctttggcttttttaTTTACTCTAACCTTCTTATTTTTGACTGGAGCTCTCACCAGTGTCCAAAAGAGGTCTAAATTCTGACCTACATGCCCCTGAAAGATGCTAGCAGACCTGAGTTCTCATAAAGGAATAGGAGGGAGCAGAAGGGAAAACAATTGATTCTTTGGTAGCCAGAAagttgaagaagaaaacaaattaaaatgagaaattagaaaataatattcaaattatatatatttggtccaGTACGGTATCAATATATTATCAGTATAAATGATGATTTTTACCTTAGATGAACAATATgtataaatgttaatatatacCTTGGATTAGAAATACCTAAATTTCTAAAATCTATATAGATTCTATTGAGAAAGTCAACTGGGTTACAGGATGGATTAGGAAGGCCAAAAATGAGCTGTGTTAATCAGGGAAGACTAAACATAAAGGTGAATAGTCTGAAGGAGGCTGTTGacaggaagggcagggagggatGGAATCGAAATGTTGACCTCTCAAAGCATTTACTTAGAGGGCTTTACTCTGGAGGTGAGAGAAGGGAGGGCAATAGTAATTTGAGGGTTGCCTTCTTGTTAGAACCCGTATAGTTCAACTTTCTTTCCTATCCTTCCACACTTCACATCTAGGGACATGAATGGTGAGCAATGGACACAGGGAACTGGAGCCAGGTAACAGAATTCATCATCTTGGGCTTCCCCCATCTCCAGGGTGTCCAGATTTATCTCTTCCTCTTGTTGCTTCTCATTTACCTCATGACTGTGTTGGGAAACCTGCTGATATTCCTGGTGGTCTGCCTGGACTCCCGGCTTCACACACCCATGTACCACTTTGTCAGCACTCTCTCCTTCTCAGAGCTTGGCTATACAGCTGCCACCATCCCTAAGATGCTGGCAAACTTGCTCAGTGAGAAAAAGACCATTTCATTCTCTGGGTGTCTCCTGCAGATCTATTTCTTTCACTCCCTTGGAGCGACTGAGTGCTATCTCCTGACAGCTATGGCCTACGATAGGTATTTAGCCATCTGCCGGCCCCTCCACTACCCAACCCTCATGACCCCAATACTCTGTGCAGAGATTGCCATTGGCTGTTGGTTGGGAGGCTTGGCTGGGCCAGTAGTTGAAATTTCCTTGATTTCACGCCTCCCATTCTGTGGCCCCAATCGCATTCAGCACGTCTTTTGTGACTTCCCTCCTGTGCTGAGTTTGGCTTGCACTGATACGTCTATAAATGTCCTAGTAGATTTTGTTATAAATTCCTGCAAGATCCTAGCCACCTTCCTGCTGATCCTCTGCTCCTATGTGCAGATCATCTGCACAGTGCTCAGAATTCCCTCAGCTGCCGGCAAGAGGAAGGCCATCTCCACGTGTGcctcccacctcactgtggtTCTCATCTTCTATGGGAGCATCCTTTTCATGTATGTGCGGCTGAAGAAGAGCTACTCACTGGACTATGACCAGGCCCTGGCAGTGGTCTACTCAGTGCTCACACCCTTCCTCAACCCCTTCGTCTACAGCTTGCGCAACAAGGAGATCAAGGAGGCTGTGAGGAGGCAGCTAAAGAGAATTGGGATATTGGCATGAGTTGGGGCTGAGAGTAGGCCAAGGCCGGGCCTGAGGATATGGTGGCCCCAGGGATCAACAGTGGCCAGAGATGAGAAACTAAAAATTCAGTGCGTTTCTATGTGGGGTGGTGGAGCTGCAGCAAGTGCTGACTGACTTTCAGTGTTATAGCGACCTTCATACTGTCTGCTGGAGCCACATTTGGCTTGAGACCAGAGACTAGGGAAAGTACACATCCCTTCAACATGATGTAATGCAGTGATTTTCAAAACTCAGATGTTTATGTATCACacttaggttttttttaaaatctgtgtctTACCTATTATACGTATATAGGCATTTTTCAAATTTACTTGACTTAATATAAATATAGTCAGGCATGTCCTAAACAAAATGTGATTCATGATGTTTTTTGTACCACTTGCAATCATTTCATGTGGAGAAGACTGGTACAGTAGAAAAAAGCATGTTTTTTGAACTCATATACATCTGgatttaaatcatattttattcaGTCACTTGCTAATTACTTAATGTTTAGAAAGTAACTTAGCATCTCTgagtcttaatttcattatttgatAACGATATTTTCTTGAAGAGTGTTTTGAATATTAACGTTAAGATTTGTAAACCACAGTGCACAGTGTCTGACATGTAGGTGATAGTAAATAAATAAggacttgtttttatttattttattctgcaaaGACTTATCATTACTCTGAGTCTTAGAACAATATCTAGTaaaacataaataacaaaaatactttCCAAGTATTTTCTCCAAAGGAAAGGAGCAAACCAGCCAGAAGGAATACTGGTATAGTATACAAGTATACTATACTTGAAAAGTATAGTTTGTCACAGTTCTGTTCTGACAAGTTTCATGTACCTATCTTAGTGGTCCTAATATCTATGGCCAGTATAATGTATGAAAGTATAGGAGTTGAGTCAGTGGAAAGAAATAGGATTACTTTTTACATCGAaccatttctttatttaattgtAAGCTAATTATTTCCTGaaacatgtgaaaaataattctaaaatgtagCATATGAGAGATCTGGGGATTCAATTAATAGCTAATATTATGTATTCTTTATGTATCCTTCCATGAATGGAGGATCAAATATTAACTACAAGAAATCTTTGAATTCTATAGAACTTCCTAAGaagattacaaaatatttttaataccacacttttaaaagtattcatccatccatgcattcaaaTTAACACGTTTATTTAGCTCTTACTATATATCAGCTGCAGTGTCAACCCTACAAAAGCAATGAACAAGACATATATATGTCCAGGTCCTACCTTTAGGGTGTTTTAAAAGAGTtgagaatataaatattaaaattataattaatttataattaattagttataattaattataattaatttataattaattagttataattaatttataattaattagttataattaatttataattaattagttataattaatttataattgtGGGAAGTAGTATTAAGATAAACAtgcattctccttttttttcacttgtctttgaagtttactgagaattttaagcagataaatgtttttacattaaataatCACCAGGAATTCAAAATATTATACTCTATCAAATGGGAACTTGAATTGTTCTATTTATATATGTAGCATTCTATTTATGATATATTTCATTTAGTGTTTCATCTAGAATAAAAATGCCAAgaaataaagttattaaaaacaAGTTGTGTTTGACTTTTGGTAAAATTTTTTGTCCTGGACATTTTTGATGACTAAGTATCACTAAATCTATGCTAGGTAAATTTGcccctattattttcttttttattttattttattttattattattttatttagggtacatgtgcacaacgtgcaggttttttacatatgtatacatgtgccatgttggtgtgctgcacccattaactcatcatttagcattaggagtatctcctaatgctatccctcccccatcccccaaccccacaacagtccccagtgtgtgatgttccccttcccaatatcatactgaatgggcaaaaactggaagcattccctttgaaaacgggcacaagacagggatgccctctctcaccactcctattcaacatagtgtttgacgttctggccagggcaatcaggtaggagaaggaaataaagggtgttcaattaggaaaagagaaagtcaaattgtccctgtttgcagacgacatgattgtatatctagaaaaccccattgtctcagcccaaaatctccttaagctgataagcaatttcagcaaagtctcaggatacaaaatcaatgtgcaaaaatcataagcattcttatacaccaataacacacagagagccaaatcatgagtgaactcccattcacaattgcttcaaagagaataaaatacctaggaatccaacttacaagggatgtgaaggacctcttcaagaacttcaaaccactgctcaacaaaataaaagaggacaaaaacaaatggaagaacattccatgctcatgggcaggaagaatcaatatcgtgaaaatggccatactgcccaaggtaatttacagattcaatgccatccccatcaagctaccagtgactttcttcactgaattggaaaaaactactttaaagttcatatggaaccaaaaaagagcctgcatcgccaagtcaatcctaagccaaaagaacaaagctggaggcatcatgctacctgacttcaaactgtactacaaggctacagtaaccaaaacagcatggtgctggtaccaaaacagagatatagatcaatggaacagaacagagccctcagaaataatgccacatatctacaactatctgatctttgacaaacctgagaaaaacaagcaatggggaaaggattccctatttaataaatggtgctgggaaaactggctagccatatgtagaaagctgaaactggatcccttccttacatcttatacaaaaatcaattcaagatggattaaagacttaaacgttagacctaaaaccataaaaaccctagaagaaaacctaggcattaccattcaggacataggcatgggcaaggacttcatgtctaaaacaccaacagcaatggcaacaaaagccaaaattgacaaatggaatctaattaaactaaagagcttctgcacagcaaaagaaactaccatcagagtgaacaggcaacctacaaaatgggagaaaattttcgcaacctactcatctgacaaagggctaatatccagaatctacaatgaactcaaacaaatttacaagaaaaaaacaaacaaccccatcaaaaagtgggcgaaggacatgaacagacacttctcaaaagaagacatttatgcagccaaaaaacacatgaaaaagtgctcatcatcactggccatcagagaaatgcaaatcaaaaccacaatgagataccatctcacaccagttagaatggcaatcattaaaaagtcaggaaacaacaggtgctggagaggatgtggagaaataggaacacttttacactgttggtggaactttaaactagttcaaccattgtggaagtcagtgtggcgattcctcagggatctagaactggaaataccatttgacccagccatcccattactgggtatatacccaaaggactataaatcatgctgctataaagacacatgcacctgtatgtttattgcggcattattcacaatagcaaagacttggaaccaacccaaatgtccaaaaatgatagactggattaagaaaatgtggcacatatccaccatggaatactatgcagccataaaaaatgatgagttcatatcctttgtagggacatggatgaaattggaaatcatcattctcagtaaactatcgcaagaagaaaaaaccaaacaccgcatattctcactcataggtgggaactgaacaatgagatcacatggacacaggaaagggaatatcacactctggggaatgttgtggggtggtgggaggggggagggatagcatcgggagatatacctaatgctagatgacgagttagtgggtgcagcgcaccagcatggcacatgtatacatatgtaactaacctgcacaatgtgcatatgtaccctaaaacttaaaagtgtataaaaaaaaaaaagtcaggaaacaacaggtgctggagaggatatggagaaatacgaacacttttacactgttggtgggactgtaaactagttcaaccattgtggaagtcagtgtggcaattcctcagggacctaggactagaaataccatttgacccagccatcccatttctgggtatatacccaaaggattataaatcatgctgctataaagacacatgcacacgtatgtttatagcagcactattcacaatagcaaagacttggaaccaacctaaatgtccaacaatgatagactggattaagaaaatgtggcacatatacaccatggaatactatgcagccataaaaaaggatgagttcatgtcctttgtagggacatggatgaagctggaaaccatcattctcagcaaactatcgcaaggacaaaaaaccaaacactgcatgttctcactcataagtgggaattgaacaatgagaacacatggacataggaaggggagcATTCTCTTCTTGCAAAAGttgcatttaaaatgaaaactgaagaATAAGTCAGTTAGCCATTTTTATGAAAGCATCATGcatagcaactttttttttttttttttttttttttttgagatggagtctcgctctgtcgcccaggctggagtgcagtagtgcgatcttggctcactgcaaactccgcctcctgggttcatgccattctcctgcctcagcctcctgagtagctgggactacaggcacccaccaccacgcccggataattttctatatttttagtgaagacggggtttcactgtgttagccgggatggtctcgatctcctgacctcgtgattcgcctgcctctgcctcccaaagtgctgagattacaggcgcgagccactgcacccagctgcaaCTATTATCTCTATTCTGAAATATTAGAAATGTAGAACTCGGTTGATGAAACAACTTGCCAAAACTATAGAGTAAGTCAGAGTCAGGGACTCTGAATTAAGAAAAGTATTCATCCTTCCAGGCTAGGTTTCTCTAATCTTTAAAAGGcccagggaaggaaaggaaaaggactAAGATATGAAAGTAATAGTTTAAAACATAACAACCAGGTTATGGGTTTGGAAACAAAAATGCAGTGTCTGAGTGGCTGCCAAGGGTGCTTTGTTCCTTGGGACTTCACTCGCTGTTTAAAGAAAGTGATTTAAACTGAGAGAATGATGGTCTCTACCCCAGTTTTAGAGAAGCATTGTTTAACCCCATACTCGGAGAGATTTTGACTCTTTTGCTAAAGCATTCAATTACAAGACTGATAATTTTTCaagtccaaaataaaaataactctgtCTTATGAAAGTTAGTAAATTTCTAACGTGAAGGAACAATGCTGCATCATAAATGGGACtctatttcttcctattttttttcagagttggggtcttgctctgttgcccaggttggagtgtataggtgcaatcatagatcactgcagcctcaaactcctggcctcaaacaatcctccctcctcagcctcctaagtagctggtgttacaagcatgagccacagcattTTCTACCTGTGAAATGGTAAATTGCTGTTTTGTTTGTGTCAAAATATTATATAACAGTTTCAGTTCTTGGCCCTGAGAAAGTCACTTTGTGAAATTTGGAGAACTCAGCTATTGCTGCTAGGATTTCAGAAAGCAGAAACTAAAGATTTAATAGCATCCTCTGGAGTTTTCCAACGTGTTGGCCCTATAAGTAATTTTTGTCTCATAACAATAGTAAAAGTAACTGCTAAACATTATAGGCACTGTGctcagtatttttatttgtataaatgattatatatgtaatatatattatatatatatagtctttacAATCTATGAAACTCCCATATTATAGATAGGAATATTAAGACCCAGAACAcctgtgtcagttttcaaagttGTATAGCTGGTTAGTGGAAAAGCCATGATTCATGTTTGGACAGTAGGATTTTGAAGTTCTCAGTCTTAGTGAGACCTTAGGTCTACTCTAATAAAGAGAAGCTTTCTCGTTATTGGAACTAGTTAACACTGGGAAGGCCACCTTAGTTAAATGTTCAAGCAGAGGCTAAATTACCTTTTTTGTCATATGCTGATGAGGAGTTCATATATTTAGgtgtagaaaaaaaatagatgtctttttttaacttttattctaagttcaggggtacatgtgcaggtttgttacataggtaaacttgtgtcatagaggtttgttgtacagattgtttcatGACCCAGGGATTAAGCCTAGCACCCATTACTTatttttcctgctcctctccctcctctcaccctcaaCTTTGTGAAACGttccaatgtgtgttgttcccctctatgcgtccgtgtgttctcatcatttagctcccacttgtaagtgagaacatgcagtactcggttttctgtttctgtgttagtttgctgaggataatggcctccagctccaaccatgtccctgcaaagaatatgatctcattcctttttatggctacgtagtatttcattgtgtgtttgtaccacatattctttaccCAGTTTggcattgatgggcatttaggttgattccatgttttcaccattgtgaatagtgcttaaatgaacatacacgtgtatgtgtctttataatagaatcatttatattctctgggtatatatgcatctgacgaaggtctaatatccaacatctataaggaacttaaacaaatttacaacagaaaacaaacagccCCGTTAAGAagtaggcaaagaacatgaacagataccatctcacaccagttagaatagctattattaaaatgtcaaaaaataacagatggtggcaaggctgtagagaaaaaggaatgcttatacactatagatgggagtgtaaattagttcagccattgtggaagacagtgtagtgattcttcaaagacctaaagacagaactaGATGTCTTCCAAGATAACTTCAGGTTCAGAGCAAATGAGGAAAAATGGCTATTCTTTTACACAGATGACCTTAAGGAAAAAGTAAGAACATCAAACTAATAGGAGAGAGCCTTATACTGAACAAGGGCTGGGACTAAGAAGAAGTTAAGGGGGGTACCTGAAAATAAAGTAATGAAGGATCTGGATAGACTTATTATTTTAGCCTGGCTCATTTGAGTTCTGCTTCCACTTGGGTGGCAACTTTTCTATTCTTTACTCCTTCTCCTTCTGTTTTCTTAGGCTGATATGTGCACTGCTTATCATTGACATCAAAGGCTGCCCCTTCTCACTTTATCTCCTTTCTTCCCACAGGCCTTGATCCACTGATTCTCTCAGCCAGCCCAACCTGTCAATCAGTTGGTGCACTAACTTTTCTCGTGTAAAAAGAAgttcatatttattaaatagaattgTTGatgataaatgagataatacatgttacGAAATTGTTAAAAATCCATATTAAATAGCCTCAGCACTAGAAATGATCTTAGTGATCATCCAGCCCAGCTGTTCCTAAATCAAGAACAAAGCTTGGATAGTTGACAGATAATCTGCAGAATTATATACTGTGTTCCAGCAAtcagaaagatgagaaaatg includes these proteins:
- the LOC100980196 gene encoding olfactory receptor 6N1, with the protein product MDTGNWSQVTEFIILGFPHLQGVQIYLFLLLLLIYLMTVLGNLLIFLVVCLDSRLHTPMYHFVSTLSFSELGYTAATIPKMLANLLSEKKTISFSGCLLQIYFFHSLGATECYLLTAMAYDRYLAICRPLHYPTLMTPILCAEIAIGCWLGGLAGPVVEISLISRLPFCGPNRIQHVFCDFPPVLSLACTDTSINVLVDFVINSCKILATFLLILCSYVQIICTVLRIPSAAGKRKAISTCASHLTVVLIFYGSILFMYVRLKKSYSLDYDQALAVVYSVLTPFLNPFVYSLRNKEIKEAVRRQLKRIGILA